Proteins from a genomic interval of Myxococcales bacterium:
- the mnmA gene encoding tRNA 2-thiouridine(34) synthase MnmA produces the protein MARERIVVAMSGGVDSSTAAGVLCEAGYDVVGVTLKLYDASGTAASIGGRCCSPRDIEDARATAAQLGFAHYVLDEVEAFNESVIDDFVSEYSAGRTPNPCVKCNEKIKFGPLVAFANAVGASRLATGHYARLAEGPSGPRLLRAVDEDKDQSYFLFGVRPELFRKVMFPLGDLRKEQTRDVARRLGLPNCDKPDSQQLCFIPDGDHKAFITKRGGGGRAGAVLNEKGETLAQHEGTHHFTVGQRKGLPGVDGVKRFVVRIDPATGTVYTGPRDQLGRREVGVESMRWWGPVPTAPVRAAVQIRHHSKPRAAVVHPEGPDAALVVFDDPQEGVAPGQAAVVYGDEVVLGGGWIAAAPPPRPEPVAVRPEA, from the coding sequence ATGGCGCGCGAACGCATAGTTGTGGCCATGTCCGGCGGGGTCGATTCGTCGACCGCGGCGGGCGTTCTGTGTGAAGCCGGATACGACGTGGTGGGGGTGACGCTGAAGCTCTATGACGCTTCGGGTACGGCGGCGAGCATCGGGGGCCGCTGCTGTAGCCCGCGTGACATCGAAGACGCGCGCGCCACCGCGGCCCAGCTGGGATTTGCCCACTACGTGCTCGACGAGGTGGAGGCCTTCAACGAGTCCGTGATCGACGACTTCGTCAGCGAGTACAGCGCCGGCCGCACACCGAACCCCTGCGTCAAGTGCAACGAGAAGATCAAGTTTGGTCCGCTCGTCGCCTTCGCCAACGCGGTGGGGGCGAGCCGCCTGGCCACCGGCCACTACGCGCGGCTCGCCGAGGGGCCTTCAGGGCCGCGTCTCTTGAGGGCGGTCGACGAGGACAAGGACCAGTCGTACTTCCTCTTCGGGGTGCGTCCCGAGCTGTTTCGGAAGGTGATGTTTCCGCTCGGCGATCTGCGCAAAGAACAGACCCGTGACGTGGCCCGGCGGCTGGGCTTGCCGAACTGCGACAAGCCCGATTCCCAGCAGCTGTGTTTCATCCCGGATGGTGACCACAAGGCCTTCATCACGAAGCGCGGTGGCGGTGGTCGAGCGGGAGCCGTGCTGAACGAAAAGGGCGAGACCCTGGCGCAGCACGAAGGCACCCACCACTTCACCGTCGGACAGCGCAAAGGCCTTCCAGGTGTCGATGGGGTGAAGCGGTTCGTCGTTCGCATCGATCCGGCCACGGGCACCGTCTACACGGGACCCCGGGACCAGCTGGGGCGTCGCGAGGTCGGGGTGGAAAGCATGCGGTGGTGGGGACCCGTGCCCACGGCGCCCGTGCGGGCCGCCGTGCAGATCCGGCATCACAGCAAGCCCCGCGCGGCCGTGGTGCATCCGGAGGGGCCTGACGCCGCCTTGGTGGTCTTCGACGATCCCCAGGAGGGCGTCGCCCCGGGACAGGCCGCGGTGGTGTACGGAGACGAGGTCGTTTTGGGGGGCGGCTGGATCGCGGCGGCCCCGCCACCAAGGCCGGAGCCGGTTGCCGTCCGGCCCGAGGCGTAA
- a CDS encoding cysteine desulfurase, producing MRRLYLDHNATTPMGVAAREAFINALADWGNPSSVHTLGRRARNVVETARRQVAGLLGCDTDELVFVSGGTEGDNLAIRGLALAARAQRPPSDKPPHVISTRLEHPAVRGALNELVREGFELTDLPVSAEGMVNPETLAAALRPETVLVSVALANHEVGALAPVAALAARAHAAGAWFHTDAVQAAGRIPVRLRDLGVDAATVSSHKLHGPKGVGAVFVRRGLVPHPLVTGGHQEYERRGGTENTPALAGFGAACAEAEVRLEADAAQTAALRDRLEGQLLAIPGARRHGPAADRRVPGTLNVGFGGARGELVVIGLDLEGVCASTGAACTSGSVEPSAVLLAMGLTVKEAREAVRFSLGRETTLTEVDEAAALVARVVERVRAAADK from the coding sequence ATGAGGCGCCTCTATCTCGACCACAACGCCACGACCCCCATGGGCGTTGCCGCCCGCGAGGCGTTCATCAATGCGCTTGCGGACTGGGGGAACCCCTCGAGCGTGCACACCCTCGGAAGGCGGGCGCGCAACGTCGTGGAGACGGCGCGGCGCCAGGTGGCGGGGCTTTTGGGCTGCGACACCGACGAGCTCGTGTTTGTATCGGGTGGGACCGAAGGAGACAACCTCGCCATCCGGGGCTTGGCGCTTGCGGCGCGGGCACAGCGCCCCCCGAGCGACAAGCCTCCCCACGTGATCTCGACACGCCTCGAGCATCCCGCCGTGAGGGGCGCGTTGAACGAGCTGGTGCGCGAGGGGTTCGAGCTGACGGATCTACCCGTCAGCGCCGAGGGGATGGTAAACCCCGAGACCCTCGCTGCCGCCTTGAGGCCCGAGACGGTTCTCGTGAGCGTGGCCTTGGCCAACCATGAGGTGGGCGCCTTGGCCCCCGTGGCGGCGCTGGCGGCCCGCGCGCACGCCGCGGGCGCTTGGTTTCACACAGACGCGGTGCAGGCGGCTGGCCGCATCCCCGTACGCTTACGCGATCTGGGGGTGGACGCGGCCACCGTGTCCAGCCACAAGCTTCACGGGCCAAAGGGCGTGGGGGCGGTGTTCGTGCGGAGGGGCCTCGTGCCGCACCCGCTGGTCACCGGCGGCCATCAGGAGTACGAGCGGAGGGGGGGCACCGAGAACACGCCGGCCCTGGCGGGTTTTGGGGCCGCGTGTGCCGAGGCCGAGGTGCGCCTGGAGGCGGACGCTGCCCAGACCGCGGCATTGCGAGACCGTCTCGAAGGCCAGCTGCTGGCGATCCCTGGTGCCCGGCGGCACGGGCCTGCCGCGGACCGCCGCGTGCCGGGGACCCTCAACGTCGGTTTCGGGGGGGCGCGTGGCGAGCTGGTGGTGATCGGTCTCGATCTCGAAGGCGTCTGCGCTTCGACGGGCGCGGCGTGTACCTCGGGCTCGGTCGAACCCTCGGCGGTTCTGCTGGCCATGGGCCTCACCGTGAAAGAGGCGCGAGAAGCGGTGCGGTTTTCGCTGGGCCGCGAGACGACCCTCACCGAGGTGGACGAAGCCGCGGCCTTGGTGGCCCGGGTGGTGGAACGGGTCAGGGCGGCGGCCGACAAATGA
- a CDS encoding AgmX/PglI C-terminal domain-containing protein, which produces MRNAQRTLGLFAGLGFATLVGCNNSANQELMTRLNEAGDKLLACKKETNDLTNEVKSLKRQLATAMADPSKLVLKDPEIIELIADLRGGEGGEIGVGKGDLNPAAASKIVMDGARALQQCYERALKKNASLQARAGVQLLLGLTVDAGGRVNDVSVRPSIDASLNECIESVAKRWKFPKFTGDAVTIEQKIMLTPKT; this is translated from the coding sequence ATGCGGAACGCTCAACGGACGCTTGGCCTTTTTGCAGGCCTGGGATTTGCGACGCTCGTAGGCTGTAACAACTCGGCCAACCAGGAGCTCATGACGAGGCTCAACGAGGCTGGCGACAAGCTGCTTGCGTGCAAGAAGGAAACAAACGACCTCACGAACGAGGTCAAGAGCCTCAAGCGTCAGCTGGCCACGGCGATGGCCGATCCCAGCAAGCTGGTCCTCAAAGATCCCGAGATCATCGAGCTCATCGCCGACCTACGCGGGGGCGAAGGTGGCGAGATCGGGGTGGGCAAGGGCGACCTGAACCCGGCCGCAGCCAGCAAGATCGTGATGGACGGCGCCCGGGCTTTGCAGCAGTGCTACGAGCGGGCGCTCAAGAAAAATGCCTCGCTGCAGGCGAGGGCGGGGGTGCAGCTCCTGCTCGGGCTTACCGTAGACGCGGGAGGCAGGGTCAACGACGTTTCGGTGCGTCCCTCGATCGACGCGAGCCTCAACGAGTGCATCGAGAGCGTGGCCAAGCGCTGGAAGTTCCCCAAGTTCACCGGCGACGCCGTGACGATCGAGCAGAAAATCATGCTCACGCCCAAGACCTGA
- a CDS encoding PQQ-binding-like beta-propeller repeat protein encodes MKSLRNRALVLGFSCTLLGCATSGGASDGFGSAGDPGQVAAALARSSAVPSTPRNATGRALALLAGESGSQSVLVAVDLEDNRVIWCVPAEVDVRAEVGREVVVYGDPAGALVGLDVRTGREMWRVASPRLGTGPATLLGHAVDGEGVFAVYKGPPGASPPAVILGLSEQGTQRFRRPLDERVGAPAARGGVVAVPQRSQFVTLLDGRTGESLADILARDEAAAFVRGLPEGFMYGSQGVFVASRKTALGTHAGGGYLKAKLPEFVRPVYHYDMYKPAHARHSAIDRNRLLWRVSGSPDAPAFRNGQVVVHNFRFFFGLDAATADLTWAYSHPRLDAIGAVHTGPALVFADAEGNLGALEARSGRLLMSAAPAGLGALKVRGASFDAEGFGKPGPGAQPSVSISEALKAIALDPDKRFHDVQVFAIEQLSRSEAPGVTAALLEVLQRGEGEPYLLEKAADSLVERQDPRSLPLFLEAIEVKPDYAEGRAPQRLELIARALAKLGARDAMPALVDHIRLPQTDPSAVSEIAAAVIALEAKEVIAAFRDYLSQYRADPAFMSQPGALIAAANVLARLGDTQDRTLLLYVAEEPKTLSSLKVAIERLLAESSGGPEVTPRAY; translated from the coding sequence ATGAAGAGCTTGCGGAACCGGGCCCTTGTTTTGGGCTTCTCGTGCACCCTCCTCGGCTGCGCCACGTCGGGGGGGGCTTCGGATGGCTTTGGCAGCGCGGGTGATCCCGGGCAGGTGGCTGCGGCCCTCGCCCGATCGAGCGCCGTACCTTCGACCCCGCGCAACGCGACGGGACGGGCTTTGGCCTTGCTGGCCGGAGAGAGCGGCAGCCAAAGCGTCTTGGTGGCGGTGGACCTGGAAGACAACCGCGTGATCTGGTGCGTCCCGGCCGAGGTCGACGTGCGTGCCGAGGTGGGGCGGGAGGTGGTCGTTTACGGCGATCCCGCAGGCGCTTTGGTGGGCCTCGACGTTCGCACGGGACGCGAGATGTGGCGCGTGGCCTCTCCGCGTCTAGGCACTGGGCCGGCAACGCTGCTCGGGCACGCCGTCGACGGCGAGGGTGTTTTCGCCGTGTACAAAGGGCCGCCCGGCGCAAGCCCGCCCGCGGTCATTCTGGGCCTGTCCGAGCAAGGGACGCAGCGGTTTCGCCGTCCGCTCGACGAGCGGGTGGGAGCTCCAGCTGCCCGGGGCGGCGTGGTCGCTGTTCCCCAGCGCTCTCAATTCGTGACCCTGCTCGATGGACGCACGGGTGAGTCGCTCGCGGACATTCTCGCCCGCGACGAGGCGGCCGCCTTCGTGCGGGGCTTGCCCGAGGGCTTCATGTACGGATCTCAGGGTGTGTTCGTGGCGTCGAGGAAAACCGCGCTCGGCACCCACGCGGGAGGCGGGTACCTCAAGGCGAAGCTTCCCGAGTTCGTGCGCCCCGTCTACCACTACGACATGTACAAACCGGCACACGCCCGCCACTCGGCGATCGATAGGAACCGGCTGCTGTGGCGCGTGTCGGGCTCTCCCGACGCTCCCGCGTTCCGCAACGGTCAGGTCGTGGTGCACAATTTCCGCTTCTTTTTCGGGTTGGACGCCGCCACCGCGGATCTGACCTGGGCCTACAGCCACCCGCGGCTCGACGCCATTGGCGCCGTCCATACGGGACCTGCGCTGGTCTTCGCGGACGCCGAGGGTAACCTGGGCGCGCTCGAGGCACGCTCGGGGCGCCTCCTGATGAGCGCCGCGCCCGCGGGCTTGGGGGCGCTCAAGGTTCGAGGGGCGTCCTTCGATGCGGAGGGGTTTGGCAAACCCGGCCCTGGTGCACAGCCCTCCGTATCGATCTCGGAGGCGCTCAAGGCCATCGCGCTCGATCCGGACAAGCGCTTTCACGACGTGCAGGTCTTTGCAATCGAGCAGCTCTCGCGGTCGGAGGCACCGGGCGTCACGGCCGCCTTGCTGGAGGTGCTGCAACGGGGCGAGGGCGAACCCTACCTGCTCGAGAAGGCTGCCGACAGCCTCGTCGAGCGGCAGGATCCGCGCTCGCTGCCGCTCTTTTTGGAGGCCATCGAGGTCAAGCCCGATTACGCCGAAGGTCGCGCGCCCCAGCGGCTCGAGCTCATCGCCCGGGCGCTGGCGAAGCTGGGGGCCCGGGACGCCATGCCGGCGTTGGTCGACCACATTCGCTTGCCGCAGACCGACCCCAGCGCCGTGTCCGAAATCGCCGCGGCCGTGATCGCTCTCGAGGCCAAGGAGGTGATAGCCGCCTTCCGTGACTACCTCAGCCAATACCGGGCGGATCCGGCCTTTATGAGTCAGCCTGGTGCTCTCATTGCGGCCGCCAACGTGCTCGCGAGGTTGGGCGATACGCAAGACCGGACCTTGCTCCTGTACGTGGCCGAGGAGCCGAAGACCCTCTCGTCGCTCAAGGTCGCCATCGAGCGCCTCCTCGCGGAAAGTAGCGGTGGGCCTGAGGTGACGCCGCGGGCGTATTGA
- the flgG gene encoding flagellar basal-body rod protein FlgG, whose product MLRSLYTAATGMEAQQFQMDTIANNLANVSTTGFKRNRAQFEDLLSETLQPAGAPTLQGGGRPSPLQVGLGVRTVSSTRSFSQGDMVTTNNPLDLAVMGDGFFRVQRTNGELAYSRAGNFRIDSAGRLSTQAGELVDPGITVPQDATEITARPEGIVTAKVAGREEPLELGTLELVMFSNPEGLEAIGGNLLRSTVASGVPIMVRPGEQGAGTILQGFTEGSNVKAVEEMIGLISTQRSYELNSKVISTADQMLQRLTNLR is encoded by the coding sequence ATGCTGCGTTCGCTTTACACCGCCGCCACCGGCATGGAAGCCCAACAGTTCCAGATGGACACGATCGCCAACAACCTGGCCAACGTGAGCACCACGGGCTTCAAGCGCAACCGCGCGCAATTCGAAGACCTGCTCTCCGAGACGCTGCAGCCGGCCGGCGCTCCGACCCTTCAAGGGGGGGGGCGACCTTCCCCCCTGCAGGTGGGCCTGGGCGTGCGCACGGTGTCCTCGACCCGCAGCTTCTCCCAGGGTGACATGGTGACCACGAACAACCCCCTGGACCTGGCCGTGATGGGCGACGGGTTCTTCCGGGTTCAACGCACCAACGGCGAGCTCGCCTACTCGCGTGCCGGCAACTTCCGCATCGACTCGGCCGGCAGGCTCTCCACCCAGGCCGGCGAGCTGGTGGACCCGGGCATCACGGTGCCCCAGGACGCCACAGAGATCACGGCGCGTCCCGAGGGCATCGTGACGGCGAAGGTGGCCGGCCGTGAGGAGCCCCTCGAACTTGGGACCCTCGAGCTCGTGATGTTTTCGAACCCCGAGGGGCTCGAGGCGATAGGGGGGAACTTGCTCCGGTCCACGGTGGCGAGCGGCGTTCCCATCATGGTTCGCCCGGGTGAGCAAGGCGCTGGCACCATCTTGCAGGGCTTCACCGAAGGCTCGAACGTCAAGGCGGTCGAGGAGATGATCGGTCTCATCTCCACCCAACGCTCGTACGAGCTCAACTCGAAGGTGATCTCGACAGCGGATCAGATGCTGCAGCGCTTGACCAACCTGCGTTGA
- a CDS encoding dihydroxy-acid dehydratase, translated as MSDAGDPKRPAGRRPLRSAGWFARPEPEGLVHRSWMRNQGHPSHLFDGRPVIGICNTWSELTPCNGHLRQLADHVKRGVYEAGGFPLEFPVMSLGETLMRPTTMMFRNLASMDVEETIRANPVDGVVLLVGCDKTTPALMMGAASCDLPTITLSGGPMLNGRFRGKTIGSGTAIWEITSKLKTGAWTEADVHEAEACMSRSPGSCMTMGTASTMASMVEALGASLPTNAAIPAVDARRAVLAHLTGRRIVEMVHEDLRLSQVLTKAAFENAIRVNGAIGGSTNAVVHLLALAGRLGVALSLDDWDRLGRDVPCLVDLMPSGRFLMEDFYYAGGLPAVLRELADHLHKDALTVNGKTLWENVKDAPCYDRDVIRPLAAPFKDQGGIAVLRGNLCPDGAVLKPSAASPSLMKHRGPALVFEDMDDYHRRVDDPALPVTPDAVLVLRMCGPRGYPGFPEVGNFALPKKILQQGITDMVRISDARMSGTAYGTVVLHAAPEAAIGGPLALVRTGDVIALDVAARTLHLEVSPEELTRRQAAFSPRPATATRGYAKLFGDHVLQANEGCDFDFLRGGSGAEVPERGNH; from the coding sequence ATGTCAGACGCAGGCGATCCCAAACGGCCAGCTGGCCGACGCCCCCTCCGCAGCGCCGGTTGGTTCGCGCGCCCCGAACCCGAGGGCCTGGTGCACCGTTCGTGGATGCGCAACCAAGGGCACCCGTCTCATCTGTTCGATGGGCGCCCCGTCATCGGGATCTGCAACACCTGGTCAGAGCTGACCCCGTGCAACGGGCACCTGCGCCAGCTGGCCGATCACGTCAAGCGCGGCGTCTACGAGGCGGGCGGGTTTCCCCTCGAGTTCCCCGTGATGAGCCTCGGCGAGACGCTCATGCGTCCCACCACGATGATGTTTCGCAATTTGGCGAGCATGGACGTGGAAGAGACGATCCGCGCCAACCCCGTCGACGGCGTGGTGCTGCTCGTGGGCTGCGACAAAACCACGCCCGCGCTGATGATGGGGGCCGCCAGCTGCGACCTGCCCACGATCACCCTTTCCGGTGGGCCCATGCTGAATGGCCGGTTTCGCGGCAAAACCATCGGGTCGGGCACGGCCATCTGGGAGATCACCAGCAAGCTCAAGACGGGCGCCTGGACCGAGGCCGACGTCCACGAGGCCGAGGCGTGCATGTCACGCTCCCCGGGCTCGTGCATGACCATGGGTACGGCGTCCACCATGGCGTCAATGGTCGAGGCTCTCGGCGCGAGCCTCCCCACCAACGCCGCCATCCCTGCGGTGGACGCGCGGCGGGCGGTGCTCGCGCACCTGACCGGTCGCCGCATCGTGGAAATGGTCCACGAAGATCTGCGCCTGTCGCAGGTGCTCACCAAGGCGGCCTTCGAAAACGCCATCCGGGTCAACGGCGCGATCGGCGGCTCCACGAACGCGGTCGTGCATCTGCTGGCCCTCGCGGGTCGGCTGGGCGTCGCGCTCAGCCTCGACGATTGGGACCGCCTGGGCCGCGACGTGCCTTGCCTGGTCGATCTCATGCCGTCGGGCCGCTTTTTGATGGAAGATTTTTATTACGCGGGCGGGCTGCCAGCCGTGCTGCGGGAGCTCGCAGACCATCTTCACAAGGACGCCTTGACGGTCAACGGCAAGACCCTCTGGGAGAACGTCAAGGACGCCCCCTGCTACGACCGCGACGTAATTCGCCCCCTGGCCGCGCCCTTCAAGGACCAAGGCGGCATCGCTGTGCTCCGGGGCAATTTGTGCCCGGATGGAGCCGTTCTCAAGCCCTCGGCGGCCTCACCCAGCCTGATGAAGCACCGGGGGCCCGCCCTCGTCTTCGAGGACATGGACGACTACCACCGGCGCGTCGACGACCCGGCGTTGCCCGTAACCCCCGACGCGGTGCTCGTCCTGAGGATGTGTGGCCCCAGGGGCTATCCAGGTTTCCCGGAGGTCGGCAACTTCGCTCTGCCCAAAAAGATCCTGCAGCAAGGGATCACGGACATGGTTCGCATCTCGGATGCACGCATGAGCGGCACCGCCTACGGAACGGTCGTGCTGCACGCCGCGCCCGAGGCGGCGATCGGGGGGCCCCTGGCGCTCGTGCGCACGGGCGACGTCATCGCGCTCGACGTGGCAGCACGAACGCTGCACCTCGAGGTGAGCCCCGAAGAGTTGACCCGACGCCAGGCTGCCTTTTCGCCTCGCCCGGCCACAGCGACCCGTGGGTACGCAAAACTTTTCGGCGACCACGTCTTGCAAGCCAACGAGGGCTGCGACTTCGATTTCCTGCGTGGGGGCAGCGGGGCCGAGGTGCCCGAGCGGGGCAATCACTGA
- a CDS encoding DEAD/DEAH box helicase, which produces MTVASAGLHPDSGGPSARTAGAWPFVPHVRLFTERLVAAASLGAREEEVLAAVIELGFVYGSTRVGASAAWSPDAARVTRDFGAEARARQVLESFGPVELSVLDTHEAPLGCKAGYVVGIDADDAARCSFTASALPQLRKLGFSVELAPDYPWQVVASETAWYANVSATDPPPGDEKPDWFSLELGIELDGRKVNLLPALLDLIERGGGPDAFDTLVPCRGRPVAIPVDDNRFVLIPPERLRVLFKVLTDLYRFEGDGDAVKFTAMQAQALAELEGAFGGDHSPGELRWEGAQEVRDKGRAWSLRPRIDLEPPKGLQATLRSYQQEGLGWLQHIRNSDAGGILADDMGLGKTLQTIAHIAAEKEAGRLDLPAVVVTLTSLSGNWRREIEKFAPDLRVVVMHGPQRKSLRYLARRTDVVITTYPLLVRDADFYESTPFHMLILDEAQAIKNARSQAHQAVKTVNARHRLCLTGTPIENGLDELWAQFDFLMPGLLGSADWFKQKYVVPIEREGSRRRLEELRGQVSPFMLRRTKEQVATELPPKTEIVRPVELRGPQRDLYESIRLAAHAQVRQAISEKGFSASSFTILDALMKLRQVCCDPRLVPLESAQSVKNSAKFETLMELLEQQLPRGRRALVFSQFASMLNLIGQGLTQRDIRFVSLTGATPNRQKVVDAFEGRQVDVFLISLKAGGTGLNLTSADTVIHYDPWWNPAIQAQATDRAYRIGQTKPVFVYNLIAAGSVEERMLGLQRRKKALADGILGDTRAQGARLTLDDVNGLMAPLSDGDG; this is translated from the coding sequence ATGACGGTGGCTTCGGCCGGACTTCACCCCGACTCCGGGGGCCCATCCGCGCGTACGGCAGGGGCCTGGCCCTTCGTCCCCCACGTGCGCCTGTTCACGGAGCGCCTGGTGGCCGCGGCGAGCCTGGGCGCGCGGGAGGAAGAGGTGCTTGCTGCGGTGATCGAGCTTGGTTTCGTGTATGGCAGCACCCGCGTGGGAGCGAGCGCGGCGTGGTCACCCGATGCCGCTCGCGTCACGCGGGATTTTGGCGCCGAGGCCCGGGCACGACAGGTGTTGGAGAGCTTCGGCCCCGTCGAGCTCTCCGTGCTCGACACCCACGAAGCCCCCCTGGGCTGCAAGGCCGGCTACGTGGTGGGCATCGACGCCGACGACGCCGCTCGGTGCAGCTTCACGGCGTCCGCCCTCCCTCAGCTGCGGAAGCTGGGGTTCTCCGTGGAGCTGGCCCCCGATTATCCGTGGCAGGTCGTGGCCTCCGAGACGGCGTGGTACGCGAACGTGAGCGCCACGGACCCTCCCCCGGGCGACGAAAAGCCCGACTGGTTCAGCCTGGAGCTGGGGATCGAGCTGGACGGACGCAAGGTCAACCTGTTGCCAGCGCTTCTCGATCTCATCGAACGGGGCGGCGGGCCCGATGCCTTCGATACGCTCGTGCCGTGTCGGGGACGGCCCGTGGCCATCCCGGTCGACGACAATCGCTTCGTCTTGATTCCCCCTGAGCGGCTCCGCGTTCTCTTCAAGGTCTTGACCGACCTTTACCGGTTCGAAGGGGACGGAGACGCCGTGAAGTTCACGGCCATGCAGGCTCAAGCGTTGGCCGAGCTCGAGGGGGCGTTCGGCGGCGACCATTCCCCGGGTGAGCTGCGCTGGGAGGGCGCACAAGAGGTCCGAGACAAGGGCCGTGCCTGGAGCCTGAGGCCGCGGATCGATCTCGAACCTCCCAAGGGTCTTCAAGCCACCTTGCGTTCGTACCAACAAGAGGGCCTTGGCTGGCTCCAGCACATACGAAACAGCGACGCCGGCGGCATCCTGGCCGACGACATGGGCCTTGGCAAAACCCTCCAGACCATCGCGCACATCGCCGCTGAAAAGGAGGCAGGCCGCCTGGATCTGCCCGCCGTGGTGGTCACCTTGACGAGCCTTTCGGGAAACTGGCGCAGGGAGATCGAAAAGTTCGCGCCAGACTTGCGTGTCGTGGTGATGCACGGGCCGCAGCGCAAGAGCCTGCGCTATCTCGCCCGGAGAACCGACGTGGTGATCACCACGTATCCCCTGTTGGTGCGGGACGCGGACTTTTACGAGTCGACGCCTTTTCACATGCTGATCTTGGACGAAGCGCAGGCCATAAAAAACGCGCGGAGCCAGGCGCATCAGGCCGTCAAGACGGTCAACGCGCGGCACCGGCTGTGCCTGACGGGCACGCCGATCGAAAACGGCCTGGACGAGCTGTGGGCCCAGTTCGATTTCCTGATGCCCGGCCTGCTCGGCAGCGCCGATTGGTTCAAACAAAAATACGTGGTGCCGATCGAGCGAGAAGGCAGCCGCCGGAGGCTCGAGGAGCTCCGCGGGCAGGTCTCGCCCTTCATGCTCCGGCGCACGAAGGAGCAGGTGGCCACGGAGCTGCCGCCCAAAACCGAGATCGTGCGGCCGGTGGAGCTGCGCGGACCGCAGCGGGACCTCTACGAAAGCATTCGTCTGGCCGCGCACGCCCAGGTACGCCAGGCGATCTCCGAAAAGGGGTTTTCCGCGTCGTCGTTCACCATCCTCGACGCGCTCATGAAGCTGCGCCAAGTGTGCTGCGATCCGCGCCTCGTGCCGCTCGAGTCGGCGCAGTCCGTGAAGAACTCGGCCAAGTTCGAGACCCTGATGGAGCTTCTCGAGCAGCAACTGCCGCGGGGCCGACGCGCGCTGGTGTTCTCTCAGTTCGCGTCCATGTTGAATCTGATTGGGCAAGGCCTCACACAGCGGGACATTCGTTTCGTATCCCTCACGGGGGCCACCCCGAACCGTCAGAAGGTGGTGGATGCGTTCGAGGGTCGCCAGGTGGACGTGTTCTTGATCAGCCTCAAGGCCGGGGGGACCGGTCTCAATCTGACCAGCGCCGATACGGTGATCCACTACGACCCGTGGTGGAACCCCGCCATCCAGGCCCAGGCCACGGACCGGGCCTATCGGATCGGGCAGACCAAGCCCGTGTTCGTCTACAACCTGATCGCCGCAGGCAGCGTCGAGGAGCGGATGCTGGGCCTGCAGCGCCGCAAAAAGGCCTTGGCTGACGGCATTCTGGGCGACACCCGCGCCCAGGGCGCGCGGCTGACGCTGGACGACGTGAACGGCCTGATGGCGCCCTTGTCCGACGGCGACGGCTGA